From the genome of Populus alba chromosome 10, ASM523922v2, whole genome shotgun sequence, one region includes:
- the LOC118061546 gene encoding uncharacterized protein isoform X1 gives MESTMARHTCLKLEIPEPVFIKGTWFPFHFNLSITDGLNSWFCNVFYLTATEEEVRDRAAQWDQPVSTYIQLAEKHLGFQIPGSVYKFTDAGEGNKRLSWTFEKEGTKLEWRWKCKPSPDTKKTTTLILDFLMDSNIRLSMGKSKEVKTSYETENNLAMDVLDRGIETECKAVKAVWSRRSTHIFCDICIQAVQMGLRPGTHFSKHGWRYVIGQFEKESGQSFTKKQLKNKWDGIKKDWKIWKSLLGQEKELGWDPNKQTVAASDDWWDEKIKAMPAAEKFRNSGIEPDLCSKYDFMFTGSSAWPTSSAVFMDEEENDGNLMQPNVNIGPAVHVEGSGDLGDEPTFVESLDEMLTAACVDRDSLQLEEQGNDKKQKRVDESGTQSVKKGRNQSGGTVKLSRKLDRLMATVESGGSVTSRRRDAQGCSIIEVMDELHSMPDIVKGSGLHVFASEFFLLRTRREMWFAMREPKAKINWLKTMKKLSERLSRLND, from the exons ATGGAGTCGACAATGGCTAGGCATACATGCCTGAAGCTTGAAATCCCCGAACCAGTCTTCATAAAAGGCACTTGGTTTCCATTTCACTTCAATCTCTCCATCACCGACGGCCTTAATTCCTGGTTCTGTAACG TCTTCTATTTGACAGCAACGGAAGAGGAGGTGAGGGATAGAGCAGCACAATGGGACCAACCTGTGTCTACCTACATTCAATTGGCCGAGAAACATTTAGGGTTTCAAATTCCCGGTTCTGTTTACAAATTTACTGATGCTGGAGAGGGGAATAAACGA TTGTCGTGGACTTTTGAGAAAGAAGGGACAAAGCTAGAATGGCGATGGAAATGCAAGCCCTCGCCTGATACTAAGAAGACTACTACTTTAATCTTGGATTTTCTTATGGATTCTAACATCAGACTAAGT ATGGGAAAGAGTAAGGAAGTTAAAACATCCTATGAAACTGAGAATAATTTAGCCATGGATGTATTGGATCGAGGAATTGAAACTGAATGTAAAGCAGTTAAGGCTGTGTGGAGTAGGAGGAGCACACATATATTTTGTGATATTTGTATCCAAGCTGTTCAGATGGGCTTGCGACCTGGGACTCATTTCTCTAAACATGGATGGAGGTATGTTATTGGACAATTTGAGAAAGAGAGTGGACAAAGTTTTACCAAGAAGCAGTTGAAAAACAAGTGGGATGGGATAAAGAAGGACTGGAAGATTTGGAAATCATTGCTAGGTCAAGAAAAGGAACTTGGTTGGGATCCCAATAAACAAACAGTTGCTGCCTCTGATGATTGGTGGGATGAAAAGATCAAG GCTATGCCGGCAGCTGAAAAATTCCGAAATTCGGGTATTGAGCCTGATCTTTGCTCAAAATATGATTTCATGTTCACTGGATCAAGTGCTTGGCCCACCTCTTCAGCTGTTTTTATGGACGAGGAGGAAAATGATGGCAATCTCATGCAACCTAATGTTAATATTGGACCAGCTGTGCATGTGGAAGGGAGTGGTGATTTAGGGGATGAGCCTACTTTTGTGGAGAGTTTGGACGAGATGTTGACTGCTGCATGTGTAGACCGGGACTCCCTTCAGCTTGAGGAGCAGGGAAATgacaagaaacaaaagagagTTGATGAATCTGGCACACAATCTGTCAAGAAAGGAAGGAATCAATCAGGAGGCACAGTGAAGTTATCCCGCAAACTTGACAGGTTGATGGCTACTGTTGAGAGTGGGGGTAGTGTCACTTCAAGGAGGAGAGATGCTCAAGGATGTAGCATTATAGAGGTCATGGATGAATTGCATTCTATGCCAGACATTGTGAAAGGCAGCGGCCTTCATGTATTTGCTTCAGAGTTTTTCCTATTAAGGACTAGAAGAGAGATGTGGTTTGCAATGAGAGAACCAAAAGCCAAAATAAATTGGCTAAAGACTAT GAAGAAGTTGTCAGAAAGACTCAGTCGTTTGAACGACTGA
- the LOC118061548 gene encoding inhibitor of trypsin and hageman factor encodes MSSDTTCQGKSSWPELLGAEGKVAAATIERENPLVDAKIVPEGSVVPLDFRCDRVWVWVDKRGIVIQVPRIG; translated from the exons atgtCATCTGATACTACATGCCAAG GTAAGAGTTCATGGCCAGAGCTTCTTGGAGCAGAGGGGAAGGTCGCTGCTGCGACGATTGAGAGAGAAAATCCTCTTGTGGACGCTAAAATTGTGCCGGAAGGATCAGTGGTCCCTCTGGACTTTCGTTGTGatagggtttgggtttgggttgaTAAAAGGGGCATTGTTATTCAAGTCCCTCGAATTGGTTGA
- the LOC118061545 gene encoding ureidoglycolate hydrolase isoform X2, with product MMSLRFVLLLLFQFSVSGTLAINNEDPTAKTMEDFSGYPFHEPTDHPSAPPNSLLSFLRVDTTTLQNQIDELSTFSDTPAPSVTRILYTEKDVLARRYIKNLMGLSGLSVREDAVGNIFGRWDGYEPDLAPVATGSHIDAIPYSGKYDGVVGVLGAIEAINVLKRSGFKPKRSLEVVLFTSEEPTRFGIGCLGSRLLAGSEALAEALKTTVDGQNISFLEAARSAGYAKEQDDISSVFLKEGSYSAFVELHIEQGPILEAEGLSIGIVTAIAAPASLKVDFEGNGGHAGAVLMPNRNDAGLAAAELALAVEKHVLGSGSIDTVGTVGILELHPGAINSIPSKSHVEIGYLLWACCSFHVTKDTAINLKNTHPVTTWEMG from the exons ATGATGTCTCTGAGATTCGTTCTTCTTCTCCTGTTTCAATTCTCGGTCTCTGGAACCCTTGCAATAAATAATGAAGACCCAACAGCCAAAACTATGGAGGACTTCTCTGGATACCCGTTTCACGAACCAACTGATCACCCATCTGCTCCTCCAAACTCACTGCTTTCTTTCCTTAGAGTTGACACCACAACTCTCCAAAACCAG ATCGATGAGCTTTCTACTTTCTCGGATACTCCTGCCCCATCCGTTACTAGGATTTTGTACACTGAAAAGGATGTTTTGGCACGCAG GTACATCAAAAACTTGATGGGACTCTCTGGATTGTCTGTTAGAGAGGATGCTGTGGGTAACATATTTGGTCGCTG GGATGGTTATGAGCCAGATCTTGCTCCAGTTGCGACTGGTTCTCATATCGATGCTATTCCATATTCTGGGAAATATGATGGAGTTGTTGGTGTTTTAGGTGCAATAGAAGCCATAAACGTGCTAAAAAG ATCTGGGTTCAAACCTAAAAGATCACTGGAGGTTGTCTTGTTCACCTCAGAAGAGCCAACACGCTTTGGGATTGGCTGCCTGGGAAG CCGCTTATTGGCAGGGAGTGAAGCACTTGCAGAAGCTCTGAAGACTACTGTTGATGGCCAAAATATATCCTTTTTGGAAGCTGCTCGATCTGCTGGGTATGCAAAAGAACAAGATGACATATCCAGTGTTTTCTTAAAGGAAGGAAGTTACTCTGCTTTTGTGGAGCTGCATATCGAGCAGGGACCCATTCTAGAAGCAGAAG GTCTATCTATAGGTATAGTAACTGCAATTGCAGCCCCTGCAAGCTTGAAAGTAGACTTTGAAGGCAATGGGGGCCATGCTGGAGCTGTCTTGATGCCAAATAG AAATGATGCTGGACTGGCAGCTGCGGAGTTAGCACTAGCTGTTGAGAAACATGTATTGGGATCTGGTTCCATTGACACTGTTGGTACAGTAG GTATTTTGGAGCTGCATCCTGGAGCAATCAACAGCATCCCAAGCAAATCACATGTAGAAATTG GGTATCTCCTATGGGCATGTTGTTCATTCCATGTTACAAAG GATACAGCCATAAACCTGAAGAATACGCATCCAGTCACGACATGGGAAATGGGGTGA
- the LOC118061546 gene encoding DNA repair protein XRCC4 isoform X4 → MESTMARHTCLKLEIPEPVFIKGTWFPFHFNLSITDGLNSWFCNVFYLTATEEEVRDRAAQWDQPVSTYIQLAEKHLGFQIPGSVYKFTDAGEGNKRLSWTFEKEGTKLEWRWKCKPSPDTKKTTTLILDFLMDSNIRLSEEVVRKTQSFERLKGEAEKCLAQSEKFNCQKMEFEAAVYAKFLGVLNSKKRKLRELRDQLSKKEISGESAQEEDDSDKTESFDTGSDDEKSVEKPREKLAGTSKDPPPRRGNVRKKITHK, encoded by the exons ATGGAGTCGACAATGGCTAGGCATACATGCCTGAAGCTTGAAATCCCCGAACCAGTCTTCATAAAAGGCACTTGGTTTCCATTTCACTTCAATCTCTCCATCACCGACGGCCTTAATTCCTGGTTCTGTAACG TCTTCTATTTGACAGCAACGGAAGAGGAGGTGAGGGATAGAGCAGCACAATGGGACCAACCTGTGTCTACCTACATTCAATTGGCCGAGAAACATTTAGGGTTTCAAATTCCCGGTTCTGTTTACAAATTTACTGATGCTGGAGAGGGGAATAAACGA TTGTCGTGGACTTTTGAGAAAGAAGGGACAAAGCTAGAATGGCGATGGAAATGCAAGCCCTCGCCTGATACTAAGAAGACTACTACTTTAATCTTGGATTTTCTTATGGATTCTAACATCAGACTAAGT GAAGAAGTTGTCAGAAAGACTCAGTCGTTTGAACGACTGAAAGGAGAAGCTGAGAAGTGTTTGGCACAAAGTGAGAAATTTAACTGTCAGAAGATGGAATTTGAAGCTGCGGTATATGCAAAG TTTCTTGGGGTCTTAAATTCAAAGAAACGGAAACTTAGAGAACTTCGAGATCAGCTCTCAAAGAAGGAAATTTCTGGAGAATCGGCACAGGAAGAGGACGATTCTGACAAAACTGAGAGTTTTGATACAGGTAGTGATGATGAGAAAAGTGTGGAAAAACCTCGGGAGAAACTTGCAGGCACTTCTAAGGATCCACCACCTCGCAGGGGTAATGTTAGGAAGAAGATAACCCACAAGTAG
- the LOC118061545 gene encoding ureidoglycolate hydrolase isoform X1 codes for MMSLRFVLLLLFQFSVSGTLAINNEDPTAKTMEDFSGYPFHEPTDHPSAPPNSLLSFLRVDTTTLQNQIDELSTFSDTPAPSVTRILYTEKDVLARRYIKNLMGLSGLSVREDAVGNIFGRWDGYEPDLAPVATGSHIDAIPYSGKYDGVVGVLGAIEAINVLKRSGFKPKRSLEVVLFTSEEPTRFGIGCLGSRLLAGSEALAEALKTTVDGQNISFLEAARSAGYAKEQDDISSVFLKEGSYSAFVELHIEQGPILEAEGLSIGIVTAIAAPASLKVDFEGNGGHAGAVLMPNRNDAGLAAAELALAVEKHVLGSGSIDTVGTVGILELHPGAINSIPSKSHVEIDTRDIDEKRRNDVIEKIHQSATTIASKRGVRLSEFKIVNQDPPALSDKSVIEAMEAASKELNLTHKLMISRAYHDSLFMARVSPMGMLFIPCYKGYSHKPEEYASSHDMGNGVKVLAMTLAKLSLN; via the exons ATGATGTCTCTGAGATTCGTTCTTCTTCTCCTGTTTCAATTCTCGGTCTCTGGAACCCTTGCAATAAATAATGAAGACCCAACAGCCAAAACTATGGAGGACTTCTCTGGATACCCGTTTCACGAACCAACTGATCACCCATCTGCTCCTCCAAACTCACTGCTTTCTTTCCTTAGAGTTGACACCACAACTCTCCAAAACCAG ATCGATGAGCTTTCTACTTTCTCGGATACTCCTGCCCCATCCGTTACTAGGATTTTGTACACTGAAAAGGATGTTTTGGCACGCAG GTACATCAAAAACTTGATGGGACTCTCTGGATTGTCTGTTAGAGAGGATGCTGTGGGTAACATATTTGGTCGCTG GGATGGTTATGAGCCAGATCTTGCTCCAGTTGCGACTGGTTCTCATATCGATGCTATTCCATATTCTGGGAAATATGATGGAGTTGTTGGTGTTTTAGGTGCAATAGAAGCCATAAACGTGCTAAAAAG ATCTGGGTTCAAACCTAAAAGATCACTGGAGGTTGTCTTGTTCACCTCAGAAGAGCCAACACGCTTTGGGATTGGCTGCCTGGGAAG CCGCTTATTGGCAGGGAGTGAAGCACTTGCAGAAGCTCTGAAGACTACTGTTGATGGCCAAAATATATCCTTTTTGGAAGCTGCTCGATCTGCTGGGTATGCAAAAGAACAAGATGACATATCCAGTGTTTTCTTAAAGGAAGGAAGTTACTCTGCTTTTGTGGAGCTGCATATCGAGCAGGGACCCATTCTAGAAGCAGAAG GTCTATCTATAGGTATAGTAACTGCAATTGCAGCCCCTGCAAGCTTGAAAGTAGACTTTGAAGGCAATGGGGGCCATGCTGGAGCTGTCTTGATGCCAAATAG AAATGATGCTGGACTGGCAGCTGCGGAGTTAGCACTAGCTGTTGAGAAACATGTATTGGGATCTGGTTCCATTGACACTGTTGGTACAGTAG GTATTTTGGAGCTGCATCCTGGAGCAATCAACAGCATCCCAAGCAAATCACATGTAGAAATTG ACACACGAGACATTGATGAAAAGCGAAGAaatgatgtaattgaaaaaattcatcaatctGCTACTACAATAGCTAGCAAGCGTGGGGTCAGGCTATCAGAGTTCAAAATCGTAAATCAGGACCCACCAGCGCTTTCTGACAAATCAGTGATTGAGGCAATGGAAGCTGCATCAAAAGAGTTGAACCTAACACATAAGTTGATGATAAGCAGAGCTTACCATGATTCCCTGTTCATGGCTAG GGTATCTCCTATGGGCATGTTGTTCATTCCATGTTACAAAG GATACAGCCATAAACCTGAAGAATACGCATCCAGTCACGACATGGGAAATGGGGTGAAAGTATTAGCAATGACCCTCGCCAAGCTGTCGTTGAACTAA
- the LOC118061546 gene encoding DNA repair protein XRCC4 isoform X5 translates to MESTMARHTCLKLEIPEPVFIKGTWFPFHFNLSITDGLNSWFCNATEEEVRDRAAQWDQPVSTYIQLAEKHLGFQIPGSVYKFTDAGEGNKRLSWTFEKEGTKLEWRWKCKPSPDTKKTTTLILDFLMDSNIRLSEEVVRKTQSFERLKGEAEKCLAQSEKFNCQKMEFEAAVYAKFLGVLNSKKRKLRELRDQLSKKEISGESAQEEDDSDKTESFDTGSDDEKSVEKPREKLAGTSKDPPPRRGNVRKKITHK, encoded by the exons ATGGAGTCGACAATGGCTAGGCATACATGCCTGAAGCTTGAAATCCCCGAACCAGTCTTCATAAAAGGCACTTGGTTTCCATTTCACTTCAATCTCTCCATCACCGACGGCCTTAATTCCTGGTTCTGTAACG CAACGGAAGAGGAGGTGAGGGATAGAGCAGCACAATGGGACCAACCTGTGTCTACCTACATTCAATTGGCCGAGAAACATTTAGGGTTTCAAATTCCCGGTTCTGTTTACAAATTTACTGATGCTGGAGAGGGGAATAAACGA TTGTCGTGGACTTTTGAGAAAGAAGGGACAAAGCTAGAATGGCGATGGAAATGCAAGCCCTCGCCTGATACTAAGAAGACTACTACTTTAATCTTGGATTTTCTTATGGATTCTAACATCAGACTAAGT GAAGAAGTTGTCAGAAAGACTCAGTCGTTTGAACGACTGAAAGGAGAAGCTGAGAAGTGTTTGGCACAAAGTGAGAAATTTAACTGTCAGAAGATGGAATTTGAAGCTGCGGTATATGCAAAG TTTCTTGGGGTCTTAAATTCAAAGAAACGGAAACTTAGAGAACTTCGAGATCAGCTCTCAAAGAAGGAAATTTCTGGAGAATCGGCACAGGAAGAGGACGATTCTGACAAAACTGAGAGTTTTGATACAGGTAGTGATGATGAGAAAAGTGTGGAAAAACCTCGGGAGAAACTTGCAGGCACTTCTAAGGATCCACCACCTCGCAGGGGTAATGTTAGGAAGAAGATAACCCACAAGTAG
- the LOC118061546 gene encoding uncharacterized protein isoform X3, translating into MESTMARHTCLKLEIPEPVFIKGTWFPFHFNLSITDGLNSWFCNVFYLTATEEEVRDRAAQWDQPVSTYIQLAEKHLGFQIPGSVYKFTDAGEGNKRLSWTFEKEGTKLEWRWKCKPSPDTKKTTTLILDFLMDSNIRLSMGKSKEVKTSYETENNLAMDVLDRGIETECKAVKAVWSRRSTHIFCDICIQAVQMGLRPGTHFSKHGWRYVIGQFEKESGQSFTKKQLKNKWDGIKKDWKIWKSLLGQEKELGWDPNKQTVAASDDWWDEKIKAMPAAEKFRNSGIEPDLCSKYDFMFTGSSAWPTSSAVFMDEEENDGNLMQPNVNIGPAVHVEGSGDLGDEPTFVESLDEMLTAACVDRDSLQLEEQGNDKKQKRVDESGTQSVKKGRNQSGGTVKLSRKLDRLMATVESGGSVTSRRRDAQGCSIIEVMDELHSMPDIVKGSGLHVFASEFFLLRTRREMWFAMREPKAKINWLKTMYDKSV; encoded by the exons ATGGAGTCGACAATGGCTAGGCATACATGCCTGAAGCTTGAAATCCCCGAACCAGTCTTCATAAAAGGCACTTGGTTTCCATTTCACTTCAATCTCTCCATCACCGACGGCCTTAATTCCTGGTTCTGTAACG TCTTCTATTTGACAGCAACGGAAGAGGAGGTGAGGGATAGAGCAGCACAATGGGACCAACCTGTGTCTACCTACATTCAATTGGCCGAGAAACATTTAGGGTTTCAAATTCCCGGTTCTGTTTACAAATTTACTGATGCTGGAGAGGGGAATAAACGA TTGTCGTGGACTTTTGAGAAAGAAGGGACAAAGCTAGAATGGCGATGGAAATGCAAGCCCTCGCCTGATACTAAGAAGACTACTACTTTAATCTTGGATTTTCTTATGGATTCTAACATCAGACTAAGT ATGGGAAAGAGTAAGGAAGTTAAAACATCCTATGAAACTGAGAATAATTTAGCCATGGATGTATTGGATCGAGGAATTGAAACTGAATGTAAAGCAGTTAAGGCTGTGTGGAGTAGGAGGAGCACACATATATTTTGTGATATTTGTATCCAAGCTGTTCAGATGGGCTTGCGACCTGGGACTCATTTCTCTAAACATGGATGGAGGTATGTTATTGGACAATTTGAGAAAGAGAGTGGACAAAGTTTTACCAAGAAGCAGTTGAAAAACAAGTGGGATGGGATAAAGAAGGACTGGAAGATTTGGAAATCATTGCTAGGTCAAGAAAAGGAACTTGGTTGGGATCCCAATAAACAAACAGTTGCTGCCTCTGATGATTGGTGGGATGAAAAGATCAAG GCTATGCCGGCAGCTGAAAAATTCCGAAATTCGGGTATTGAGCCTGATCTTTGCTCAAAATATGATTTCATGTTCACTGGATCAAGTGCTTGGCCCACCTCTTCAGCTGTTTTTATGGACGAGGAGGAAAATGATGGCAATCTCATGCAACCTAATGTTAATATTGGACCAGCTGTGCATGTGGAAGGGAGTGGTGATTTAGGGGATGAGCCTACTTTTGTGGAGAGTTTGGACGAGATGTTGACTGCTGCATGTGTAGACCGGGACTCCCTTCAGCTTGAGGAGCAGGGAAATgacaagaaacaaaagagagTTGATGAATCTGGCACACAATCTGTCAAGAAAGGAAGGAATCAATCAGGAGGCACAGTGAAGTTATCCCGCAAACTTGACAGGTTGATGGCTACTGTTGAGAGTGGGGGTAGTGTCACTTCAAGGAGGAGAGATGCTCAAGGATGTAGCATTATAGAGGTCATGGATGAATTGCATTCTATGCCAGACATTGTGAAAGGCAGCGGCCTTCATGTATTTGCTTCAGAGTTTTTCCTATTAAGGACTAGAAGAGAGATGTGGTTTGCAATGAGAGAACCAAAAGCCAAAATAAATTGGCTAAAGACTATGTATGATAAATCTGTATAG
- the LOC118061546 gene encoding uncharacterized protein isoform X2, whose amino-acid sequence MESTMARHTCLKLEIPEPVFIKGTWFPFHFNLSITDGLNSWFCNATEEEVRDRAAQWDQPVSTYIQLAEKHLGFQIPGSVYKFTDAGEGNKRLSWTFEKEGTKLEWRWKCKPSPDTKKTTTLILDFLMDSNIRLSMGKSKEVKTSYETENNLAMDVLDRGIETECKAVKAVWSRRSTHIFCDICIQAVQMGLRPGTHFSKHGWRYVIGQFEKESGQSFTKKQLKNKWDGIKKDWKIWKSLLGQEKELGWDPNKQTVAASDDWWDEKIKAMPAAEKFRNSGIEPDLCSKYDFMFTGSSAWPTSSAVFMDEEENDGNLMQPNVNIGPAVHVEGSGDLGDEPTFVESLDEMLTAACVDRDSLQLEEQGNDKKQKRVDESGTQSVKKGRNQSGGTVKLSRKLDRLMATVESGGSVTSRRRDAQGCSIIEVMDELHSMPDIVKGSGLHVFASEFFLLRTRREMWFAMREPKAKINWLKTMKKLSERLSRLND is encoded by the exons ATGGAGTCGACAATGGCTAGGCATACATGCCTGAAGCTTGAAATCCCCGAACCAGTCTTCATAAAAGGCACTTGGTTTCCATTTCACTTCAATCTCTCCATCACCGACGGCCTTAATTCCTGGTTCTGTAACG CAACGGAAGAGGAGGTGAGGGATAGAGCAGCACAATGGGACCAACCTGTGTCTACCTACATTCAATTGGCCGAGAAACATTTAGGGTTTCAAATTCCCGGTTCTGTTTACAAATTTACTGATGCTGGAGAGGGGAATAAACGA TTGTCGTGGACTTTTGAGAAAGAAGGGACAAAGCTAGAATGGCGATGGAAATGCAAGCCCTCGCCTGATACTAAGAAGACTACTACTTTAATCTTGGATTTTCTTATGGATTCTAACATCAGACTAAGT ATGGGAAAGAGTAAGGAAGTTAAAACATCCTATGAAACTGAGAATAATTTAGCCATGGATGTATTGGATCGAGGAATTGAAACTGAATGTAAAGCAGTTAAGGCTGTGTGGAGTAGGAGGAGCACACATATATTTTGTGATATTTGTATCCAAGCTGTTCAGATGGGCTTGCGACCTGGGACTCATTTCTCTAAACATGGATGGAGGTATGTTATTGGACAATTTGAGAAAGAGAGTGGACAAAGTTTTACCAAGAAGCAGTTGAAAAACAAGTGGGATGGGATAAAGAAGGACTGGAAGATTTGGAAATCATTGCTAGGTCAAGAAAAGGAACTTGGTTGGGATCCCAATAAACAAACAGTTGCTGCCTCTGATGATTGGTGGGATGAAAAGATCAAG GCTATGCCGGCAGCTGAAAAATTCCGAAATTCGGGTATTGAGCCTGATCTTTGCTCAAAATATGATTTCATGTTCACTGGATCAAGTGCTTGGCCCACCTCTTCAGCTGTTTTTATGGACGAGGAGGAAAATGATGGCAATCTCATGCAACCTAATGTTAATATTGGACCAGCTGTGCATGTGGAAGGGAGTGGTGATTTAGGGGATGAGCCTACTTTTGTGGAGAGTTTGGACGAGATGTTGACTGCTGCATGTGTAGACCGGGACTCCCTTCAGCTTGAGGAGCAGGGAAATgacaagaaacaaaagagagTTGATGAATCTGGCACACAATCTGTCAAGAAAGGAAGGAATCAATCAGGAGGCACAGTGAAGTTATCCCGCAAACTTGACAGGTTGATGGCTACTGTTGAGAGTGGGGGTAGTGTCACTTCAAGGAGGAGAGATGCTCAAGGATGTAGCATTATAGAGGTCATGGATGAATTGCATTCTATGCCAGACATTGTGAAAGGCAGCGGCCTTCATGTATTTGCTTCAGAGTTTTTCCTATTAAGGACTAGAAGAGAGATGTGGTTTGCAATGAGAGAACCAAAAGCCAAAATAAATTGGCTAAAGACTAT GAAGAAGTTGTCAGAAAGACTCAGTCGTTTGAACGACTGA